From one Luteolibacter sp. SL250 genomic stretch:
- a CDS encoding TolC family protein translates to MFSHFTALCAASLLMVPALHAAPAVVVTPDTIPKRIRAQNPDLAAARLRIAEAVGRMKQAGRLDNPQLETSLQHSRDFREGGIEIGISQRFPVTDRLRREKGISVTELKAAELEVRQVEQKLVSDANRALIEVLAIRLRKDLLNRQSGLTKELAESIRAAAEKGEGSLLDAGQARVEAMQADTEARQLDAKEASALAELKPLLGIRQDEGLVVSGTLASPALPGTGADPSRRADFQLSKVEADIAEQSIGLEKAKRREDFEGGAFFSAERTEDAPEGYENEAVVGLRLKIPLPFWNKNEGNIEAAEATHRRKQLETRALAETIRHEAGGARSEMAEWAKLIREIDSQLLPLATKQATDTEAAWRNGQADFQTVLKSRAQRLQLESTRLDALRDFHLARARHQAALGNF, encoded by the coding sequence ATGTTTTCCCATTTCACCGCGCTGTGCGCGGCCTCACTCCTCATGGTCCCGGCGCTCCATGCCGCGCCGGCCGTCGTCGTCACTCCGGACACCATCCCGAAACGGATCCGTGCCCAGAACCCGGACCTGGCCGCGGCGCGGCTGCGCATCGCGGAAGCGGTCGGCCGGATGAAGCAGGCCGGACGGCTGGACAACCCACAGCTCGAAACGTCCCTCCAGCACAGCCGCGACTTCCGCGAGGGCGGCATCGAGATCGGCATCTCGCAGAGGTTTCCCGTCACCGACCGGCTGCGCCGCGAGAAAGGCATCTCCGTCACCGAGCTGAAAGCCGCGGAGCTGGAAGTCCGCCAGGTGGAGCAGAAGCTGGTTTCCGATGCGAACCGCGCGCTGATCGAGGTGCTGGCCATCCGCTTGCGGAAAGACCTGCTCAACCGGCAGTCCGGCCTGACGAAGGAGCTGGCGGAAAGCATCCGCGCCGCCGCGGAGAAGGGCGAAGGTTCCCTGCTCGACGCCGGACAGGCGCGGGTGGAGGCGATGCAGGCGGACACGGAGGCGAGGCAGCTCGACGCGAAGGAGGCGTCCGCGCTGGCGGAGCTGAAGCCGCTGCTGGGCATCCGCCAGGATGAGGGGCTGGTCGTTTCCGGCACGCTGGCGTCCCCCGCCCTGCCGGGCACCGGTGCGGACCCGTCCCGCCGTGCCGACTTCCAGCTTTCCAAGGTGGAGGCGGACATCGCGGAACAGTCCATCGGCCTGGAGAAGGCGAAGCGGCGCGAGGACTTCGAGGGCGGCGCGTTTTTCTCCGCCGAACGGACGGAGGATGCCCCGGAGGGCTATGAGAACGAAGCCGTCGTCGGCCTGCGGCTGAAGATCCCGCTGCCGTTCTGGAACAAGAACGAAGGCAACATCGAGGCGGCGGAGGCCACCCACCGGCGGAAGCAACTGGAGACGCGCGCGCTGGCGGAAACCATCCGCCATGAGGCGGGCGGCGCACGCTCCGAAATGGCGGAGTGGGCGAAGCTGATCCGCGAGATCGACAGCCAGCTCCTGCCACTGGCGACCAAGCAGGCCACGGACACGGAGGCGGCATGGCGCAACGGCCAGGCCGACTTCCAGACCGTCCTCAAGTCCCGCGCACAGCGCCTCCAGCTCGAGTCCACCCGGCTCGACGCGCTGCGTGATTTCCACCTCGCCCGCGCCCGCCACCAGGCCGCGCTGGGCAACTTCTGA
- a CDS encoding efflux RND transporter periplasmic adaptor subunit, whose amino-acid sequence MNFKSLTLATASILSLLTSVHAAEKPVLLDETGVQSLGIETVEASESVFEETTFALGRIEEIPEKHAVLSSRIPGRVVGLEAREGDMVTAGQNIARVESRQPGDPPPTIELKAPISGLVVESHVRLGEPVEPEKELLDISDLTDVHAIARVPEHQTSKLPPGTTAIIRISALGDQPLEGKLIRFGTTADRERATIDAIFLVKNPDNRLRPGMRAEFEIITARHENVLTIPKEAVQGDPSNRHVFLKDFNIPNAFVRSAVRTGRTNGTQVEILSGVFPGDLVVTRGSYALGFVGSGSGVSLKEALDAAHGHEHNEDGSEMTAEQKAANEKGGAAAGHGHDHDHEASPLRERIFMGTTAVLALALVAVLFIRRGNPSPEA is encoded by the coding sequence ATGAATTTCAAATCACTCACGCTGGCCACCGCCAGCATCCTCTCCCTCCTCACCTCCGTCCACGCCGCGGAGAAACCCGTCCTGCTCGATGAGACGGGCGTGCAGTCTCTCGGCATCGAAACCGTCGAAGCGTCCGAATCCGTCTTTGAGGAAACCACCTTCGCGCTCGGTCGGATCGAGGAGATCCCGGAAAAGCATGCCGTCCTCAGCAGCCGCATCCCCGGCCGCGTGGTGGGCCTGGAAGCCCGCGAGGGCGACATGGTGACCGCAGGCCAGAACATCGCCCGGGTGGAGAGCCGCCAGCCCGGCGACCCGCCGCCGACCATCGAGCTGAAGGCCCCCATCTCCGGACTGGTGGTGGAGTCCCATGTGCGCCTGGGAGAGCCGGTGGAGCCGGAAAAGGAGCTGCTCGACATCTCCGACCTGACGGACGTCCACGCCATCGCCCGCGTGCCGGAGCACCAGACGTCGAAGCTGCCGCCCGGCACCACCGCCATCATCCGCATCTCCGCGCTGGGCGACCAGCCGCTGGAAGGGAAGCTCATCCGCTTCGGCACGACCGCCGACCGCGAGCGCGCGACCATCGACGCGATCTTCCTGGTGAAGAACCCGGACAACCGCCTGCGCCCCGGCATGCGCGCCGAGTTCGAGATCATCACCGCACGCCATGAAAACGTGCTGACCATCCCGAAGGAAGCCGTGCAGGGCGACCCGTCGAACCGCCATGTGTTCCTGAAGGACTTCAACATCCCGAACGCCTTCGTCCGCTCCGCGGTGAGGACGGGGCGTACGAACGGCACGCAGGTGGAGATCCTTTCCGGGGTGTTCCCCGGGGACCTCGTCGTCACGCGCGGGTCGTATGCGCTGGGCTTCGTGGGCAGTGGTTCCGGTGTCTCGCTGAAGGAGGCGCTGGATGCCGCCCACGGCCACGAGCACAACGAGGACGGATCCGAGATGACCGCGGAGCAGAAGGCCGCGAACGAAAAGGGCGGGGCCGCCGCAGGCCACGGCCATGACCACGACCATGAGGCCAGCCCGCTGCGCGAGCGTATCTTCATGGGCACCACCGCGGTGCTCGCGCTGGCGCTCGTCGCCGTCCTTTTCATCCGCCGCGGAAACCCATCACCGGAAGCCTGA